The Bacteroidia bacterium genomic interval AGGAAGGGCTGAAAAATTGGCACGGGTGAAAGAAGATTTCCTCGCCAATATGAGCCATGAAATACGGACACCCATGAATGCGCTTATGGGTTTTGCGGGTCAATTGGCTGAAACACCGCTGAATCAGAAGCAAATTAAACTGCTTCAACCTATTCAAAATTCAGCTAAATATTTGCTCGCTCTGCTCAATGATGTCCTGGATTATTCTAAACTGGAATCTCAACAATTCAGCCTGGAAAAAATTGGCTTTAAGCCACTCAAAGTATTGAATGATGTTCACACCACTTTTGAACGGGTGGCAGCAAAAAAGGGAATTGAATTAGAATTTAACATAGATAAAAACAGTCCGGAAGTTCTGATAGGAGATCCCATCAGATTGAAACAAATGTTATTCAATTTGGTCAGCAACTCTCTCAAGTTCACTGAGGAGGGCTCCGTTTCAGTCAAGCTCGAAATGGCTGAGCTAAAAAACGGACAAATCTGGATGGATTTTATCGTAGAAGATACCGGCATTGGAATTCCTCAGGAAAAGCTATCGGAGATTTTCTCAGAGTTTAGCCAGGCAGATACCAGCATCAGCAGACGCTATGGAGGTACAGGATTGGGGCTTTCCATTACGCGAAAACTAGCCTTGATGCATGGCGGTAATATCCAATTGAATAGTGAAGAAGGTAAGGGAACACGAGCAGTCCTTCATTTGGGGTATCAGGTTGGAACTGTAGAGGATGTAATTGAGGAAAAACAGTACACCTCCATACAGCCAGACTTACTCAAAGGACATAAAATTCTGGCTGCGGATGATGAACCCTACAACCGACTTCTTATCAAGAGTATTTTGGGGAAATGGGGGCTGGAACTTTGCCTTTGTGAAAATGGTCGGGATTTGTTAAATGAATTGGAAAAGGATAGTTATAGTCTAATCCTAATGGACCTCCAAATGCCAGAAATGGATGGAATCGTTACTACCCATCAGATCAGAAACAAATTGAACAATGACATACCAATCATTGCCCTCACCGCAACTTCTACACCTGATGAGATCAATCGAGCGATGAAAGCCGGTATGCAGGGACACCTCATCAAACCTTTCGAAGAAGGCCAGCTCTTCAACATGATGTGCCAATTATTACAAATAGAAATTGAAGATATCCCAGAAGAAAAAGAAGAAAAAACAGATATACAGCAAGAAGATATGAATCCTTCAGATGCACCCTTTGATTTGGACAAACTCGCTCGCCTCTCAAATCAAAACAAAGCTTTCATGCAAAATATGCTGGGAATTTTTGTAAATGGTACCCGGGAAAACCTTCAGGGTGTTCAGGAGGCGCAGGCCAAAGGAGACTGGTTAGAGGTTTCGCAAAGATTTCACAAAATTATTCCTCCCTGCCGACACCTGGGTATGTATGAGTTGGTGGGCAGGTTAAAAGTATTGGAGTTGGAGTTGAAAAAAGAAAATCCCGATAAGGAATTCAAGGACAAAGTTGCTCCGATCAGTAAAGAATTACAGAAGGTGGTAGAATTAGTCGAAGCTGAAATGGAAAGCTAGGAGTTACTCCTTTTTATTAGCCTCTGCTGATCGCTTGTTTTTTATTTCCCTTCCGTAGAAATCAAGTAATCGCCGGGTAAGTTTGTTGTTGTCAAAACGGCTTTCTACAAACTTCTTGGCATGGGTGGCAATGGTATCAAAGAAGCTCCTTTTCTCCAGCAATACAGAAACACAATCAGCAAAGTCCCGTGGGTCATCAGCTATCAGAATTTGATTTCCATGAAAGGCTCCCAGACCTTCAGAAGCGATTCGGGTTGCCACAACTGCCTTTCCATAGGCCATGGCCTCGACTATTTTGATCCTCAACCCACTCCCGGAAAGTAAGGGGACCACCATGACTGCATGAGACTTGATAAAGGGTTCTGATTCATCTACTTCCCCCATCAGGACAACATTTTCCATGGGTTTCTTCAGGAAATCAGGAGCCATTCTCCGACCGGCTATATAAAATTTAACCTCCGGATAATTTGCCTGAATTAAGGGCCATACATATTTCAGAAACCACCTTAATCCTTCAACATTTGGGCCCCAGTCCAATGCTCCAATATAGAAAATAGAAGGAAACTCAAACTCTTTTTCTGTCCGATCGATCGTCTCCAAATCTACCCCTGTATTGATAAACATAAAGGGTTCTTTGGCTCCTAACTCTCTGGCTTTCCCCAGATCCACATTCGTAATGGGAATCAGCGCATCATAGGCATTGCTTTTATATACCAACTCCTCATAAGCTTTCATCCGGCTGGAGGTTACTTCGAATAACAATTTCTTAATAGGATTGTCCTCATTTTCAGCTCTTCTCTGCCAAATGATGTGCTCGATATTGTGGATTCTGAGTGAAACAAATGCCTTGGGATTCATCTCACGAATCGTATCGATATAAGGAGCCATAAACAAGGTCTCCAACTGGACGATGTCATATTTATTCGAGCGAAGCAGCTTTTGTAACTCTTCCCGAAAACGTCGGGAATTGAAACGCTGTACATGATAGGATTGCTTGCTAAAAAGGAAGTTGGCCAGCATATCTGTCAGCTTCACATTAGTGTCTACATCAACCGCATAGAATTCTGCTGACATCCTAACCGCCTCGGGCAGGGTTCTCAAAATAACATAATGCTTGGGCGTATTCATGGTAAGTACCGTCACCTCATGCCCGGCCTTGTGAAAACCCTGAATCATGGCTTGCATAGCTCTTGTACCTCCATCTTTGGGAGGATAGGGAAACTTGCTGCACAGTACCAAAATCTTATAAGCCATAATGCCCCAAAGCTACACGCAACAACAGCAATCTCAAAATCATGACTAATTGGGAATTAGAGATTTTTCGCAAATTGCTAATGTTCAAGCAAAATTATTTATCTTTGCTTTATACCTAGTTAATTAAGCTATGAATATTTTGGCGTCCTCAGCAAAGAACGTCCTTGCCTCAATTCTCGTCATTTCATTCCTCCTAATTTTTACTAGTGGTTATTCTCAAACCAAAATTCTGTTAATCGGAGATTCCATTACAGAAGCCTGGGGAGAAAGTACTCCTCAGCGACCTACCTGGCGCCGCAATCTGGACCTTTTGCTTACGGCAGATGGGATCAGTTTTGATTTTATTGGTAACAAAACCAATAAATTCAACAATAAAGTCCCAACAAATAATGATTACGACTGGAACCATGAAGCTTATTGGGGCCAGAAAGTCAGCTATTTCCTGGCTAACGGCAGGATGAACGCATGGATCAATCAACCGGGCTATGATTTCGATATCGTACTCATGCACCTGGGGACCAATAATGCCTTTGATGGAGATCCGGTAGCAAACACCATCGCTGATCTGGGTACCTTGATCGATTTGTTACGTACAGATAATCCTAATGTGACGATTCTAATCGCTCAGGTTATCCCAAGTAGTAGTGCCAGCCGAAATGCAAACATAATGCTGTTGAATGCAGAGATTCCTGTGCTAGCTGCTAATAAAACGAATGCAAATTCTGAAGTAATCGTTGTTGATCAGTTTACCGGCTTTGATCCTAATACTGATAATTATGACGGTACACATCCCGACGATTCAGGAGTGGTAAAGATGGCGCAGAAATGGTACGATGCCCTGACAAATTTTGTATTTGACGTAAGCTGGGGGGATATAAATCATGTAGTTGAGGAACAAAGATTACAGCTCAATTGGGAAACGCTTTCAGAGAGAAATAATAAAGGCTTTACCGTCCAATTCAAAACCCTGGATGAATTTGAAGACCTCGGATTCATTCAAGGAAATGGAGATTCAGAAAGTGTGAATAGCTATGAATTTCACAGCGGAATTCTTCCAGAAGGAAATTATATATTCCGCATACAGCAAGAAGATTTTGATGGCCAGGTCAGCTACAGCCCTCAATTTGAAGTTCGTGTTGACAGGAGCCTGAATCTTTCTTCCTGGGCATATCCCAATCCTGCGAAAGAACAGATCTATCTTGAGATTCCCGAAGATTATAGAAAACAGCTTCAAATCAATTTTTACAACCTACAGGGAAGTAAAGTACTGGAAAGAAATTTTGAAGAGGCTTCGGGAAGAGAGCGTATTGAATTTCCAGAGGGACTGGCTGAAGGATATTACCATATTGAATTGAAAAGCAGTGGTAAAAGAGAAAGCCTTCTGCTCAGAATTGAGTAAGCAAGAAGCAGGCCTGCATTCCATATCATTCTTTGGATTTATTATTGGCCCGAATTATCTTTAATGCTAGATTTTATCAAAAATCTTCTTTTCTATTCTGGGTACAAGGGGAAGTCTGATGCTTCATAGAGTTTCTATTGGACTCTATGCAGTAGCAAATTGAATGCAAACAAGGCCCATTGGTAAAATAGGCTTATCTAAGCTAAACAAAAACGAAGCTAATAGAGAGATCCTTTTTACCAAAGGTCCAATTATATTTATCGTGCTCAGATCTTCTATCACAAAAGCCATGTCATCATGAGAGATATTTCACTATCCTTATTTAACAGACCAAATAGACTAAAATTTAGACTTTTTGTCATAGCATTATTCTTTTCAGGAGCGGCCTTTGTTCCCTTATTTATGCCTCCTCCGGGTCTTTCAACCCCAGAACCCATAGGCGCATTTCTCAATGGCAGCCTTCCAGATATCACACCCGGCGGCGGAGAAGCTTCCTGGGGGGTTGCTCCTGTTTATCCCAATTTGACTTTCAGAGATCCTATGGCCATTGTGCCTTCCTTCTGGACCAATCGAATTTTTGTTGCTTCGCGACAGGGTAAAATTGAATCTTTTGTAGACAATCCGAATGTAAATACCAAAACAACCGTTCTGGATCTTACTCAAAAAGTAGGCGTCGTCCCTGATGGAGGTTTTATGGGAATGGCGCTCCACCCAGATTTTGGAAGGCCAGGAAATCCGAACAGAAGGCATTTTTATGTCTACTATGTAGCAAAAGGAGATAATGGAGATTTTGGACCTACAACCTGTGGTGCTGGATGTTTTAGCTGTTTCGACAATGCAAACTGGTATGGAAGCTATCTAAGACTTTCTCGTTTTTCCGTTGATGAAAACACCCTGATTGCCGACCCCAATTCTGAGGTAATCATGTTTAATATTCGTCAGTATAATGGTACCCATAGAGGAGGCGGAATGATTTTCGGAAATGATAATTACCTATATGTAACCATAGGGGACCAGGCACGCTATGAAGGGTCCCAAAACATCGTAGATAATTTCGAAGGTGGCCTGGTTCGCCTTGATATAAATAAGCTAGGAGGAAATACCAGCCATGCTCCTCGCAGGAAAATGGGGGTAGAGACAGGCAATCCAGATGAATTTTCAGGTGTCGGCTACTTCATTCCGAACGATAATCCATGGCAAAGTCCCAATAATACCGAGTTCGAAGAGTTTTATGCAATCGGCTTGAGAAATCCCTTTAAGATTGGAGCCGACAGACAGACCGGCGAATTGTGGATCGGAGATGTGGGACAGGACAGCAGAGAAGAGATAGACCTTGTGAAAAAGGGGGGTAATTATGGTTGGCCCGTTTACGAAGGCAATATCGGACCTGCCAGCAATTGGTGTAGCTTTGGTACTACGCTAGGAATAGGAACCTACGAACCCCCTGTAACCGATTTCCTCCGAACAGAAATGAATTCAATCACTGGAGGTCATGTATATCGTGGAGCTTTATTCCCCAGCCTCCAAGGGAAATATATATGCGGAGGCTATGCGCAAAAGAGAATTTTTGCTGTTGAGAAAAATGGGACAAAGACCGTTTTGACCAGTTTTACTCCGGGATCAATGATCAGCATTGGACTTGACACAAATAGTGAACTTATCATGGGGAGACAGGGATTTAGTTCTAATCTCTATAAGTTGACCACAACAGCAAACAATCCACCGGCTCCTTCTTTGCTTTCTCAGACGGGTGCTTTTAAAAACCTCAGTACGCTTGAGCCCTCTGATGGAGTGATTCCTTATGATATGATTGAATCTTTCTGGTCGGATGGTGCCTCCAAACAAAGATGGCTGGCAGTCCCCAATGATGGTAGCCATGATACCCCTCAAGAGCAAATCCAATTTAGTGAGCAAGGCGATTGGAAACTTCCTCAGGGAGCCGTTCTGATCAAACATTTTGAACTATTCGGCAAGCGTCTGGAGACCCGTTTTGAAGTACTGGGGACAGATGACATACATTATTTCCTTACTTATAAATGGAATGCACAAGGTACAGATGCCAGTTTACTTAATGGAGCCCTGGACGAAACCGTAACTGGAAATGGGCAGAGCCAGGTTTGGCATTATCCCAGTCAGAGTGAATGTATCAATTGTCACCAGGAAAGTGCAGGAAGTGTATTGGGCTTAAAAACCCGCTACCTAAACAAAGACATTCTTTATCCTAAAACTGGAAATACAGGTAATCAGTTAGTTACCCTGAGTCATTTGGGAATTTTGGATGAAACCATCGTTGATTCGGATCTCAGCACGCTTTTGACTGCTTCTGCCAGTAGCAGCTCAGCTTCGCTTGAGAAAAGAGCTCGATCCTACCTGGATCTGAACTGTTCTTATTGCCACAGACCAGGTACAGGAAACCGGGCAGCATTTGATGCTCGCTTGTCAACTCCTCTGACGCAACAAAACCTCATTAATGGTTCTGTTGTAAATACCCTGGGCAATAGTGATGCACGTGTGATTGTGCCTCAAAGCCTCCCAAATTCTATTCTCTACCAAAGAATCAACTCTCTCGCAGATGGAGTGGCTATGCCTCCCCTCGCAAAAGGCAAAATTGATGTGCCAGGAGTTCAGGTAGTAGCAGACTGGATCAATAGCCTCGTTCCGGCTGATACCCGTGATTTAGTACGTGTGGGTTCTGCAACAGAAATCACAGGTGGATGCTACGAAATCACTCCCAAAAGTGCTAATCAGATAGGAGCTGTATGGTATCCGGATTCTTTGGATTTGAATGAAGATTTCAACATTACCTTTGGATTAAATCTCGGAGATGAAGACCAGGGAGCAGAAGGAGTTGCTTTCGTACTGCAAAATCAAGGAAAAAATATCATCGGAACGGGTGGTCCTGGACATGGAGCTACGGGTATTACACCTTCAGTAGCTATTTCTTTCGATACACATGGACAAAACGAAGATGAAATGTTTATCTGGAAGAATGGAGATCGGAGAGACTTTCTGGCTAACAGAACCTGCCTGGATGAAGATTGTGAGAATGTAGAGAATGATAATTCCTACAGTGTGGAAATTGACTGGAATTCGACCACTCAAACCCTGGACGTTTACTTTGGAGGTTCTCTTAGAAGAAGTTATACCGGAGATCTGATCAATGATATTTTTGGAGGCAATCCGCTGATTTATGTAGGCTTAACTGCTGCTACCAATAGCGGGCCTCGTATCAATTCTCATAAAGTCTGTAATTTCAATTTGAATTCCGAAACAAATGTCAGCAGGACTCCCTTCATCAGCGACAACTTTGTAGAGGTATATCCCAATCCTGCCAGCTCGAGAATTCGCGTCAGCTATAAAGATGGAATCAAACACATACGCGGAATCCGCATGCTGGATATGGCAGGAAGAACTGTTCGAAACTACGAGGACATCAATGCATTTGAATTTGAAATCAGAAGGTATAATCTAAATTCAGGCATGTACATTCTTCAAGTAGAATTGGATGCGGGAATTGTAAATAAAAAGATCCTTTTCGATTAGCATTCAATCTAAAAATCAGCTTCCAAAAAGTCCCTCAATCTATTGGGGGACTTTTTCATTTTCAGCAAAAAGGAAGCCCAGGCTTTGGGTTCCTGGGCTCCAAGGTATTTGACTTTGAATGCTTATGTTTGGTGTTTTATAATATTTTTATCAACGGAGTTCTATCATTTTGGCATGTTTGGAGAAGTCCTGATCAGAAGAAAGCAGGTAATATAAACCTTTGCTAAGTTGGCTGGTATTAAATTCGATCGTAGAAGTCCCAGCGGTTATCGATGCGCTGAAAGCATCGATCTTGTTTCCATAGATCGAGTATAAACCCAGGTCTACACTTTGGTCTATCTCCGAAACGATTCTGACCTTCAGACTTTCGCCTACTGAAACGGGATTAGGATATGGGAAAAAATCGAATTGAGCGACAGGATCGAAATTTACTTCTACCCGATTCGAATGGGTAAAACTTCCATCTATATCCACCTGCTTGATTCGGTAATAACTTCTTCCTGGTTCTGGCATTTGGTCTTGTGCAAAATATCGCTGCACATTTCTCGAATCTCCCAGAGAGTTTATTTCCTCAATACCTGTATAGGCCAATCCATCAACAGATTTTTCAATAACGAAATAATCATTGTTGGTTTCACTGGCAGTCTCCCATTTTAGCACAACCTGATTATTTGCATAATCTGGTAAAGCATCGAAGCTGAGAAACTCTACCGGGAAAGTTCCGATAACCACATTCTCAGCACACATCTGAGTCTCATTGATCCCATTTCCTTCTGCAGGGCTACCTTGCCCAAGCAAATACTGATAGGTCTGCATACCTTCCCATATAGGGTCGCCATGTAGTCCGTTTTGCTCCAGACCTTCATTATTAGCCAGAGAATTCAGATCCCGGTAATTGATATTGTACCCATTTCCAGTCACCACTCCTACTCGGATAGTAGATCTGGCAGTACTTCCTTCAGCAGAGACACCTGTCACGTAAAAGTTATCATCAATCTGATTATTACCTGTTCTATCACCCTTGTAAAGGATAAGATCCCCAACGCTCCCTCCATGGATGATATTATTTTTAACTACATTATTCTTCAAGCTGTAAAAAGAACGTGGCATTCCATGTAAAACGATACCCGCCCAACAATTTACCACCGTATTATTTTGAACTGTAACATCACTGGAAGCTGCTACATATATCCCTTGCTGAATACTTCCAATTACCAGGTTGTTACAAATTACGGCCCCATAAGGCACAGTAGTAACCGGTTCGCCAATCTCATAGAAGATTCCTTTCAGGTTACCAATGACCGTATTTCCTTCAATAATATTTTCACCCAGAGGTCTATCAAACCATATTCCCGGACCATCATTGTGTTCTACCAGGTTATTACGAATCGTCACTTTTCTGATTGCAGGAATAATCTTCAATCCTCCTGTATGCCAGTGCGCATAAAATCCCCGATAGTTGTTATAGCTGATCCTATTGTTTTCGACCAGCGTATTCTGAGCGGGTCGGGTATCGCTAAAGGGACCATTGTTCATATCCACTCCCAAATCACCTGCATAGAGGATCTCATTATTGCGGATGGTATGATTCAAGCCACTAGCGTTAAGATTTACGAAATCACCGTAGGTCATTCGGCAATTTTCTATGATATAATTTCGAGGCCCTAAATCGACCAGTTTACTTCTGGCCCCTGTATGGGTTCCATTACAATGCATGAAGCCCAGGTCTCTAATGGTCACATAGGAAGACTCTCCACTAAAGACAAAATCTTCTGTACTCAACTCTACCAATTGATCATTGGGATTCATCTGAGAAGGTACTTTGATAAACATCTCATCGGAAGAAGAATTGTAATAGAAGGAATTGGTAACCAAATCCCCATATCCTGATCCAACGGGTGGCAGAAGGGGGACCCCTCCATAATCGTTTGTATGCCATCCATTTTGAACACCGATCTGCTGATAGGGCTCTCCATTTACAAATACCTGTTGAGAATTGGTACTCCAGTTGGAGATTTTCCAAATTGAATTGCCTACTGAAGTCCAGTTATTGACAACCTTCGAACCTTTAATAATGGATTTGGTGGGGCCTGCACCCTTGATGGTCAGATGTCTTGAGGATGTACCTCCGGTTCTTAGGATCAATTCTCCTTCATAATATACCCCTTCGGCGATTTCTATCGTGCCACTTTGCTGGACACGTTCGAATGCTTTCCGAATGGTTTTAAGAGGACTGGACTGACTCCCACTGTTTGAGTCATTTCCATTGGGACTTACATATACAGTCCCTTGAGCAAATAAAGATGTATGGGGAGAGAATAGATTTGTACCACTAAATAGTAAGAAAAAACAAGGCCACAAGAGCAAGGAAACAATTTTTACAAATTGATTCTGATTCATAGAATTACTCGTTTTTTTAAAAAGCTACCCTAAACCTGAGCGTGAAAGCATAAACCAGCAGACGTTTTTCGGGCTAGCGAAATAATCCTGGAAATTGTCAACATATGTTTGATCCCCGAAAAAGCGCATAAAAGCTTCAGCAGTTCGGCTCCATATCCTTAACAGAAATTTGGTTTAGAGGTACGTGCTAAGCACGATTCTTCTTTAATCCCGAAAATGAATAGTTCGGATTGTTATCACAAAAAATGAATGAAAGAACATGGACTCTTTGCCCCCGGG includes:
- a CDS encoding GDSL-type esterase/lipase family protein → MNILASSAKNVLASILVISFLLIFTSGYSQTKILLIGDSITEAWGESTPQRPTWRRNLDLLLTADGISFDFIGNKTNKFNNKVPTNNDYDWNHEAYWGQKVSYFLANGRMNAWINQPGYDFDIVLMHLGTNNAFDGDPVANTIADLGTLIDLLRTDNPNVTILIAQVIPSSSASRNANIMLLNAEIPVLAANKTNANSEVIVVDQFTGFDPNTDNYDGTHPDDSGVVKMAQKWYDALTNFVFDVSWGDINHVVEEQRLQLNWETLSERNNKGFTVQFKTLDEFEDLGFIQGNGDSESVNSYEFHSGILPEGNYIFRIQQEDFDGQVSYSPQFEVRVDRSLNLSSWAYPNPAKEQIYLEIPEDYRKQLQINFYNLQGSKVLERNFEEASGRERIEFPEGLAEGYYHIELKSSGKRESLLLRIE
- a CDS encoding PQQ-dependent sugar dehydrogenase, with amino-acid sequence MRDISLSLFNRPNRLKFRLFVIALFFSGAAFVPLFMPPPGLSTPEPIGAFLNGSLPDITPGGGEASWGVAPVYPNLTFRDPMAIVPSFWTNRIFVASRQGKIESFVDNPNVNTKTTVLDLTQKVGVVPDGGFMGMALHPDFGRPGNPNRRHFYVYYVAKGDNGDFGPTTCGAGCFSCFDNANWYGSYLRLSRFSVDENTLIADPNSEVIMFNIRQYNGTHRGGGMIFGNDNYLYVTIGDQARYEGSQNIVDNFEGGLVRLDINKLGGNTSHAPRRKMGVETGNPDEFSGVGYFIPNDNPWQSPNNTEFEEFYAIGLRNPFKIGADRQTGELWIGDVGQDSREEIDLVKKGGNYGWPVYEGNIGPASNWCSFGTTLGIGTYEPPVTDFLRTEMNSITGGHVYRGALFPSLQGKYICGGYAQKRIFAVEKNGTKTVLTSFTPGSMISIGLDTNSELIMGRQGFSSNLYKLTTTANNPPAPSLLSQTGAFKNLSTLEPSDGVIPYDMIESFWSDGASKQRWLAVPNDGSHDTPQEQIQFSEQGDWKLPQGAVLIKHFELFGKRLETRFEVLGTDDIHYFLTYKWNAQGTDASLLNGALDETVTGNGQSQVWHYPSQSECINCHQESAGSVLGLKTRYLNKDILYPKTGNTGNQLVTLSHLGILDETIVDSDLSTLLTASASSSSASLEKRARSYLDLNCSYCHRPGTGNRAAFDARLSTPLTQQNLINGSVVNTLGNSDARVIVPQSLPNSILYQRINSLADGVAMPPLAKGKIDVPGVQVVADWINSLVPADTRDLVRVGSATEITGGCYEITPKSANQIGAVWYPDSLDLNEDFNITFGLNLGDEDQGAEGVAFVLQNQGKNIIGTGGPGHGATGITPSVAISFDTHGQNEDEMFIWKNGDRRDFLANRTCLDEDCENVENDNSYSVEIDWNSTTQTLDVYFGGSLRRSYTGDLINDIFGGNPLIYVGLTAATNSGPRINSHKVCNFNLNSETNVSRTPFISDNFVEVYPNPASSRIRVSYKDGIKHIRGIRMLDMAGRTVRNYEDINAFEFEIRRYNLNSGMYILQVELDAGIVNKKILFD
- a CDS encoding ATP-binding protein, yielding MDWKNFRIEKLLSWLEQSFPSLKSKRPLQTLILVAFAIVILSLGIMGYFAYSNVSQLNDSLKEASKPYGYVEQLSIAIGAQEEADNLVLNFLIRKSSTRLMNNYFLNIRDISNALVQLDTLPPPSDLDNERRERIEGYFGQMLWNHTRIIRIVGDSTLSADFSKVASQFTRFKGLEVHEQEKDSLFALGFLLNDDVLIRRKMRGRLERMEKRYRIEREERIQEAEQETSGALRFTALFSLFVLTISTILLSVIFNDLNRNRELQERLRREKGRAEKLARVKEDFLANMSHEIRTPMNALMGFAGQLAETPLNQKQIKLLQPIQNSAKYLLALLNDVLDYSKLESQQFSLEKIGFKPLKVLNDVHTTFERVAAKKGIELEFNIDKNSPEVLIGDPIRLKQMLFNLVSNSLKFTEEGSVSVKLEMAELKNGQIWMDFIVEDTGIGIPQEKLSEIFSEFSQADTSISRRYGGTGLGLSITRKLALMHGGNIQLNSEEGKGTRAVLHLGYQVGTVEDVIEEKQYTSIQPDLLKGHKILAADDEPYNRLLIKSILGKWGLELCLCENGRDLLNELEKDSYSLILMDLQMPEMDGIVTTHQIRNKLNNDIPIIALTATSTPDEINRAMKAGMQGHLIKPFEEGQLFNMMCQLLQIEIEDIPEEKEEKTDIQQEDMNPSDAPFDLDKLARLSNQNKAFMQNMLGIFVNGTRENLQGVQEAQAKGDWLEVSQRFHKIIPPCRHLGMYELVGRLKVLELELKKENPDKEFKDKVAPISKELQKVVELVEAEMES
- a CDS encoding glycosyltransferase family 4 protein, producing the protein MAYKILVLCSKFPYPPKDGGTRAMQAMIQGFHKAGHEVTVLTMNTPKHYVILRTLPEAVRMSAEFYAVDVDTNVKLTDMLANFLFSKQSYHVQRFNSRRFREELQKLLRSNKYDIVQLETLFMAPYIDTIREMNPKAFVSLRIHNIEHIIWQRRAENEDNPIKKLLFEVTSSRMKAYEELVYKSNAYDALIPITNVDLGKARELGAKEPFMFINTGVDLETIDRTEKEFEFPSIFYIGALDWGPNVEGLRWFLKYVWPLIQANYPEVKFYIAGRRMAPDFLKKPMENVVLMGEVDESEPFIKSHAVMVVPLLSGSGLRIKIVEAMAYGKAVVATRIASEGLGAFHGNQILIADDPRDFADCVSVLLEKRSFFDTIATHAKKFVESRFDNNKLTRRLLDFYGREIKNKRSAEANKKE
- a CDS encoding NosD domain-containing protein; translated protein: MNQNQFVKIVSLLLWPCFFLLFSGTNLFSPHTSLFAQGTVYVSPNGNDSNSGSQSSPLKTIRKAFERVQQSGTIEIAEGVYYEGELILRTGGTSSRHLTIKGAGPTKSIIKGSKVVNNWTSVGNSIWKISNWSTNSQQVFVNGEPYQQIGVQNGWHTNDYGGVPLLPPVGSGYGDLVTNSFYYNSSSDEMFIKVPSQMNPNDQLVELSTEDFVFSGESSYVTIRDLGFMHCNGTHTGARSKLVDLGPRNYIIENCRMTYGDFVNLNASGLNHTIRNNEILYAGDLGVDMNNGPFSDTRPAQNTLVENNRISYNNYRGFYAHWHTGGLKIIPAIRKVTIRNNLVEHNDGPGIWFDRPLGENIIEGNTVIGNLKGIFYEIGEPVTTVPYGAVICNNLVIGSIQQGIYVAASSDVTVQNNTVVNCWAGIVLHGMPRSFYSLKNNVVKNNIIHGGSVGDLILYKGDRTGNNQIDDNFYVTGVSAEGSTARSTIRVGVVTGNGYNINYRDLNSLANNEGLEQNGLHGDPIWEGMQTYQYLLGQGSPAEGNGINETQMCAENVVIGTFPVEFLSFDALPDYANNQVVLKWETASETNNDYFVIEKSVDGLAYTGIEEINSLGDSRNVQRYFAQDQMPEPGRSYYRIKQVDIDGSFTHSNRVEVNFDPVAQFDFFPYPNPVSVGESLKVRIVSEIDQSVDLGLYSIYGNKIDAFSASITAGTSTIEFNTSQLSKGLYYLLSSDQDFSKHAKMIELR